In the Variovorax sp. S12S4 genome, one interval contains:
- a CDS encoding GspH/FimT family pseudopilin: MRTRGFTLVELMVTIVVLVVLVSVAVPSFDNIRLSSRLTSYATDLVAGSQLARSEAIKRNAAVTLCASANGTACATNGQWEAGWIVISSGGQVIQKQPATASGYQIRDGAGLSALSFDATGVGGTAADITICRASPVGNQERVVKISATGRSSITRTSVGTCGA; this comes from the coding sequence ATGCGAACACGTGGCTTCACGCTGGTGGAGCTGATGGTCACCATCGTGGTGCTGGTGGTGCTGGTGTCGGTGGCCGTCCCCTCGTTCGACAACATCCGGCTTTCGAGCCGGCTGACTTCCTACGCGACCGATCTGGTGGCCGGCAGCCAGCTGGCGCGCAGCGAAGCCATCAAGCGCAACGCGGCCGTGACGCTGTGCGCCTCGGCCAACGGCACGGCCTGCGCCACCAACGGCCAATGGGAAGCCGGCTGGATCGTCATCAGCAGCGGCGGGCAGGTGATCCAGAAGCAGCCGGCCACCGCCAGCGGCTACCAAATCCGCGACGGCGCCGGGCTCAGCGCCCTCTCCTTCGACGCCACCGGCGTCGGCGGCACCGCGGCCGACATCACGATCTGCCGCGCCAGCCCCGTGGGCAACCAGGAGCGGGTGGTGAAAATCAGCGCCACCGGGCGTTCGTCGATCACACGAACCAGTGTGGGTACCTGTGGTGCATGA
- a CDS encoding DUF6502 family protein, whose amino-acid sequence MEHQLDWALAACGRILRPVVRLALAMGVKHPHLEVLLRDLLLEEATRSWRKQGVAKPNISQLSVTTGLNRKAVTSKVRAPVDALPHTEISAAAKTFTLWLQMVSENQAYQRLPITADAEDIPSFETVARLGSRGNVHHRAILDELVRLNMAAEQDGCAELKVDGFVPVDNLQAMLAFLGDNGRDHLLAAVSNTLGEQPRMLERAVYARGLGMEDCESIHQLVRERWSALHHELAGEMTRAVDRAPNGAKGRIRVGIYTYYEDDAAPLAPVVAPKREEKTP is encoded by the coding sequence ATGGAACACCAGCTGGACTGGGCACTTGCCGCGTGCGGCCGCATTCTGCGGCCGGTGGTGCGGCTCGCCCTGGCCATGGGGGTGAAGCACCCGCACCTGGAAGTCTTGCTGCGCGACCTGCTGCTGGAGGAAGCCACGCGCTCCTGGCGCAAGCAGGGTGTGGCAAAGCCCAATATCAGCCAGCTGTCGGTCACGACCGGGCTGAATCGCAAGGCCGTGACTTCCAAGGTTCGCGCTCCGGTGGATGCCCTGCCCCACACGGAAATCTCGGCCGCGGCCAAGACATTCACACTGTGGCTGCAGATGGTGTCGGAAAACCAGGCCTACCAGCGGCTCCCGATCACCGCCGACGCCGAGGACATTCCCTCCTTCGAAACCGTGGCACGGCTTGGCAGCCGCGGCAATGTGCACCACCGCGCCATCCTCGACGAACTGGTGCGCCTGAACATGGCGGCCGAGCAGGACGGCTGCGCCGAGCTCAAGGTCGACGGATTCGTGCCGGTGGACAACCTGCAGGCCATGCTGGCGTTTCTGGGCGATAACGGCCGCGACCACCTGCTGGCCGCGGTGTCCAACACCCTTGGCGAGCAGCCTCGAATGCTCGAGCGCGCGGTGTACGCGCGCGGCCTGGGGATGGAAGATTGCGAGAGCATCCATCAGCTGGTGCGCGAACGCTGGTCCGCCCTGCACCACGAACTGGCGGGCGAGATGACGCGCGCCGTCGACCGCGCCCCCAACGGCGCCAAAGGGCGCATCCGGGTCGGCATCTACACTTATTATGAAGACGACGCCGCGCCGCTTGCGCCGGTCGTCGCCCCCAAGCGGGAAGAAAAAACGCCATGA
- a CDS encoding DUF5666 domain-containing protein, with protein sequence MKNHYRWMRGILLAGAMALLLSCGGGGGGGGTSVGGVGLGGSAAVGGGSGDGSPGTGTGGSGGTGTAGGSDGTGTGGAGTGGTGTGGGSDGTSTAGNGTDDGSGVGSGGTGVSTADATGVGSVGGIGSIILNGVRYKTYPEAPDGIAPANFNLEDTSELQIGMSVRIAGKIDNQFTAATAQQVFSAAELRGAVSSIDLAGGSFVVMGTTVTTDNATVWSGGNSLSDLVTASQVQVWGLPSTPGTLRATRVELKPASAEPLVTGFVQNLDRIGKSFALGQTTVRYSGALFSGGIDESTLAEGSIVRVRGTVAPFAGIFNATKVQGWYAIPTQNTAAVQLAGIVANYNGLGDFKVLGTAVNASNALITGGLASSIGNGVKLELDGFMTNGVLVVTKLRIRNVPGVGGPVDFTLIGAIGGYQSPSNFRVQGRQVDAGRPGTAFEGGTIVQLANGRRVTVVGDAVENGVLIAKRVTFTP encoded by the coding sequence ATGAAGAACCACTACCGTTGGATGCGCGGCATCCTCCTTGCCGGAGCAATGGCCCTGCTGCTCTCGTGCGGCGGTGGGGGTGGCGGCGGCGGAACTTCCGTCGGCGGCGTGGGCCTTGGCGGCAGCGCGGCCGTGGGCGGCGGGAGCGGCGACGGCTCCCCTGGTACGGGCACCGGCGGTAGCGGCGGCACCGGCACCGCGGGCGGATCCGACGGTACGGGCACGGGCGGTGCAGGCACCGGGGGCACGGGCACCGGCGGCGGCAGCGACGGCACGAGCACCGCGGGCAACGGCACCGACGACGGTTCGGGCGTGGGTTCGGGCGGCACCGGCGTGAGCACCGCCGACGCGACGGGCGTAGGCTCCGTGGGCGGCATTGGCAGCATCATCCTGAACGGCGTGCGTTACAAGACCTATCCGGAAGCTCCGGACGGAATCGCTCCCGCTAACTTCAACCTCGAAGACACCAGCGAGCTGCAGATCGGCATGAGCGTGCGCATTGCCGGCAAGATCGACAACCAGTTCACCGCGGCCACGGCGCAGCAGGTGTTTTCGGCGGCCGAATTGCGCGGCGCGGTTTCTTCCATCGACCTTGCAGGCGGCAGCTTTGTGGTGATGGGCACCACGGTCACCACCGACAACGCCACCGTGTGGAGCGGCGGAAACAGCCTGTCGGACCTGGTTACCGCAAGCCAGGTTCAGGTGTGGGGCCTGCCCTCTACGCCGGGCACCTTGCGTGCCACCCGCGTCGAGCTGAAGCCGGCCTCGGCCGAACCGCTGGTCACCGGATTCGTGCAGAACCTCGACCGCATCGGCAAGAGTTTCGCGCTCGGACAGACCACGGTGAGGTACAGCGGCGCCCTGTTCTCCGGCGGCATCGATGAATCCACCCTCGCCGAGGGCTCCATCGTCCGCGTGCGCGGCACCGTGGCTCCGTTTGCGGGCATCTTCAACGCCACCAAGGTGCAGGGCTGGTATGCCATACCCACCCAGAACACCGCGGCGGTGCAGCTCGCGGGCATCGTCGCCAACTACAACGGGCTCGGCGACTTCAAGGTTCTCGGCACGGCGGTCAATGCGTCCAACGCACTCATCACCGGCGGCCTGGCGTCGTCGATCGGCAACGGCGTCAAGCTCGAACTCGACGGCTTCATGACCAACGGCGTGCTGGTGGTGACGAAGCTTCGCATCCGCAACGTCCCGGGCGTCGGCGGGCCGGTCGATTTCACGCTGATCGGTGCCATCGGCGGCTACCAGTCGCCCTCCAACTTCCGGGTGCAGGGCCGCCAGGTGGACGCCGGCCGCCCCGGAACCGCGTTCGAAGGCGGAACCATCGTCCAGCTGGCCAACGGCCGCCGCGTGACCGTGGTCGGCGACGCGGTAGAAAACGGCGTGCTCATCGCGAAGCGCGTCACCTTCACGCCCTAA
- a CDS encoding BON domain-containing protein: protein MNPDLELRHEVFAQLNWDPAVVGCDVDVCVEGGVVTLQGRLASERLKTAVERAVRRAEGIGTIVNQLTTVDTHQAATPPKL, encoded by the coding sequence ATGAACCCCGATCTTGAACTCAGGCACGAGGTCTTCGCCCAGCTGAACTGGGACCCGGCGGTGGTGGGATGCGATGTTGACGTGTGCGTGGAAGGCGGCGTGGTCACGTTGCAGGGCAGGCTTGCCAGCGAACGTCTGAAGACCGCCGTGGAGCGCGCCGTGCGCCGCGCCGAAGGCATCGGAACCATCGTGAACCAGTTGACCACGGTTGATACGCATCAAGCCGCTACACCGCCCAAGCTTTGA
- a CDS encoding phosphoketolase family protein, producing MPLTSPPAAEQDFSLLDAWWRAANYLSVGQIYLMDNPLLREKLELAHIKPRLLGHWGTTPGLNFVYAHMNRVINARELDAIFIAGPGHGGPGVVANTYLEGTYSEVYPHVGPDAEGLKQLFTQFSFPGGIPSHVAPETPGSIHEGGELGYSLLHAYGAVFDNPGLLACCVVGDGEAETGALAASWHSNKFLNPASDGAVLPILHLNGYKIAGPTVLARIGDEELAQLMRGYGHEPYFVAGDDPAQMHRLMAAALDKALDDIHAIQARARKNGFSERPRWPMIVLRSPKGWTGPRQVDGVPVEGTFRSHQVPLTGFSGKPGHVALLEDWMRSYRPEDLFDDGGALRVDIAALAPKGAKRMSASPHANGGLLLTDLAMPPFREHAVAVESPGASDAEATRVAGRFLREVMRLNAASRNFRVMGPDETASNRLGDLFDVTARTSTAEILPGDEHVSPDGRVMEVLSEHLCQGWLEGYLLTGRHGFFSCYEAFIHIVDSMFNQHAKWLKVTRGIGWRRPIASLNYLLTSHVWRQDHNGFSHQDPGFLDHVINKKAEVVRVYLPPDANTLLSVVDHCLRSRNYVNVIVAGKQPGPQWLDIDAAVRHCTVGLGVWTWASNDEGAMPDVVMACAGDVPTLETMAAVDLLRKMLPDLRVRVVNVVDLMALQSPDAHPHGLTDADFDSIFTTGCPVVFAFHGYPSLIHRLTYKRANHGNFHVHGYLEEGTTTTPFDMTVLNRLDRFHLAADAIGRVERFRNSAGHVQQHLRDKLLEHRAYVTRHGKDMPEIENWRWAR from the coding sequence ATGCCTCTTACCTCCCCGCCTGCGGCTGAGCAGGACTTCTCGCTTCTCGACGCCTGGTGGCGCGCGGCCAACTACCTGTCCGTGGGCCAGATTTACCTGATGGACAACCCCTTGCTTCGCGAGAAGCTCGAGCTGGCCCACATCAAGCCGCGCCTCCTGGGCCATTGGGGCACCACGCCGGGCCTCAACTTCGTGTACGCGCACATGAACCGGGTCATCAACGCGCGCGAGCTCGATGCCATCTTCATTGCCGGGCCGGGACACGGTGGGCCGGGCGTGGTCGCCAACACCTACCTCGAAGGCACCTACAGCGAGGTCTACCCCCATGTCGGGCCGGACGCCGAAGGGCTGAAGCAGCTCTTCACGCAGTTCTCGTTTCCGGGCGGCATTCCGAGCCACGTGGCGCCCGAAACGCCGGGCTCCATTCACGAAGGCGGAGAGCTCGGCTATTCGCTGCTGCACGCCTATGGCGCCGTGTTCGACAACCCCGGCCTGCTCGCCTGCTGCGTGGTCGGCGACGGCGAAGCGGAAACCGGCGCGCTGGCCGCGAGCTGGCATTCGAACAAGTTCCTGAACCCCGCGAGCGATGGTGCGGTGCTGCCCATCCTGCATCTCAACGGCTACAAGATTGCCGGCCCTACCGTGCTCGCGCGCATCGGCGACGAAGAACTGGCGCAACTGATGAGAGGCTACGGGCACGAACCGTACTTCGTGGCCGGCGACGATCCTGCGCAGATGCACCGCCTGATGGCGGCAGCGCTCGACAAGGCGCTCGACGACATCCACGCCATCCAGGCCCGCGCGCGAAAAAACGGCTTCAGCGAACGGCCGCGCTGGCCGATGATCGTGCTGCGCTCGCCCAAGGGCTGGACCGGCCCCCGCCAGGTGGACGGCGTGCCGGTCGAGGGCACGTTCCGTTCGCACCAGGTGCCGCTGACGGGTTTTTCCGGCAAGCCGGGCCATGTGGCGCTGCTCGAAGACTGGATGCGCAGCTACCGGCCCGAGGATCTGTTCGACGACGGCGGCGCGTTGCGTGTCGACATTGCGGCCCTTGCGCCCAAGGGGGCGAAGCGCATGAGCGCCAGCCCGCACGCCAACGGCGGCCTGCTGCTCACCGACTTGGCAATGCCGCCCTTCCGGGAGCATGCTGTCGCGGTCGAATCGCCCGGCGCGTCGGACGCGGAGGCCACGCGCGTGGCGGGCCGCTTCCTGCGCGAGGTGATGCGGCTGAACGCAGCGTCGCGCAACTTCCGCGTGATGGGGCCGGACGAAACCGCCTCGAACCGGCTCGGCGACCTGTTCGACGTGACGGCGCGAACCTCGACCGCCGAGATCCTGCCCGGCGACGAGCACGTGTCGCCCGACGGCCGCGTGATGGAAGTGCTCAGCGAGCACCTCTGCCAAGGCTGGCTCGAAGGCTACCTGCTCACCGGGCGCCACGGCTTCTTCTCTTGCTACGAGGCGTTCATCCACATCGTCGACTCGATGTTCAACCAGCATGCCAAGTGGCTCAAGGTAACGCGCGGCATCGGCTGGCGGCGGCCAATCGCCTCCCTCAACTACCTGCTCACCAGCCACGTCTGGCGGCAGGACCACAACGGCTTCAGCCACCAGGACCCGGGCTTTCTCGACCACGTGATCAACAAGAAGGCCGAGGTGGTGCGCGTGTACCTGCCACCCGATGCCAACACCCTGCTCTCCGTGGTCGACCATTGCCTGCGAAGCCGCAACTACGTGAACGTGATCGTGGCCGGCAAGCAGCCCGGCCCGCAGTGGCTGGACATCGATGCCGCGGTGCGCCACTGCACGGTGGGCCTGGGCGTCTGGACCTGGGCCAGCAACGACGAAGGCGCCATGCCCGACGTGGTCATGGCTTGCGCCGGCGACGTGCCCACGCTCGAAACGATGGCCGCGGTCGACCTGCTGCGCAAGATGCTGCCGGACTTGAGGGTGCGCGTGGTGAACGTGGTCGACCTGATGGCGCTGCAGTCACCCGATGCGCACCCGCACGGGCTGACCGATGCGGACTTCGACTCGATCTTCACCACCGGCTGCCCGGTGGTTTTCGCATTCCACGGTTACCCGTCGCTGATCCACCGGCTGACCTACAAGCGCGCGAACCACGGCAACTTTCATGTGCATGGCTACCTGGAAGAAGGCACCACCACCACGCCGTTCGACATGACTGTGCTCAACCGGCTGGACCGCTTTCATCTGGCGGCCGACGCCATTGGGCGGGTGGAACGGTTTCGCAACAGCGCGGGCCATGTGCAGCAACATCTGCGCGACAAGCTGCTGGAGCACCGCGCCTATGTCACTCGCCACGGCAAGGACATGCCCGAGATCGAGAACTGGCGCTGGGCGCGCTGA